A segment of the bacterium genome:
GAGGATGACCTCGACGTCCAGAATCTCGCCGGCGGTGACGGCGCACTCCACGTCGGTGCAGCCCGACAGGACGAAACCCTGCTCCTCGAAGATTTCCCCCATGCGGCTGCGCTCGATGACGACGAAGCGCCGGGTGTTGAAGAGGGCCGAGCGGAACAGTTCGCTCACCGTGGCCGCCTCGGACTCGGGGACGCCGAGGGGCTCGAAATCCAGGATGGCGATGCGGGTGGCCTCGCTCAGATGGGCGCCGGCCCCGCCCCCCGGGGCGAAGTCCAGGTCGCGGACCACCGGGTCCAGCATGGTATAGGCGCCGTCGAGGGCCTCGTTGACGGCCCGGCGCATCGCCTCGTCGAAGCCCTCGCCGTCCTCGGAGCGCCCCCGGCCGTAGAACGTCCCCTCGTAGAAAGTCTCCCGGGTGTAGGGATCGAGGAGCTCGACGTCCAGCTCCAGCTCGGCCTTTACGTAGGGGATGAGCAGCCCGGGCACGAAGCAGGCGGCGGAGAGGCCGAGGTAGACGGGCCACGACCGGGACAGCGTGTCGGAGTCCGTCGTCAGGCTCACGATTGCACCGGCGGCGTACACGCCGCCGCAGATGTCCAGAACCAACCCCCAGCCCTCGTTCTCCTGCTCG
Coding sequences within it:
- a CDS encoding CsgG/HfaB family protein, with the protein product MKRITTVLFAVMIPLGAFVAGCSVEVHTFSQYRPTAKADGEPTPYTVFIEPVNIHGTFTTDTRFPNLAGYLTESCKYYAYEKGLFSEIVNGGESDLILKLDLRDFNCEQENEGWGLVLDICGGVYAAGAIVSLTTDSDTLSRSWPVYLGLSAACFVPGLLIPYVKAELELDVELLDPYTRETFYEGTFYGRGRSEDGEGFDEAMRRAVNEALDGAYTMLDPVVRDLDFAPGGGAGAHLSEATRIAILDFEPLGVPESEAATVSELFRSALFNTRRFVVIERSRMGEIFEEQGFVLSGCTDVECAVTAGEILDVEVIL